One Sporomusaceae bacterium FL31 genomic window, CTCCATAACATTAAACATGAGATTGTGCTGCCAGGTTCGGGCAAATACTTTGAGATGACGATCTAAAACTCTAAAGGCGCCTGTCATTGTTCTTCTCCTTTACCGGTAAGTTTTAAAAAGACATCTTCTAAGTTAGCAGGCCTTAAGAAGCAGGCATGCTGCGGGATATTCCAAAGGGTTAGTTGATCCCAGAGCTGGCGGCCATCCCGGCAGTATAAGAAGATTCCGTCAGCAACGTGAAGATACTCGGCGCCAAGATCATGAATTTGGTCATAAAGCTGACCGGGGATGGCATCAAGCGGTAAATGGATTTCAATAACATCAGGCAGCACGCAGCGGCTAATCAATTCGCGGGGACTTCCTTCAGCTAAAATAATGCCCTCATGCATGACAACAAGACGATCACATAGTTGAGTGGCCTCTTCCATGTAGTGGGTGGTTAATAGTAAGGTTACCCCTTGATTTTTGAGGCTGCGCAGCTTTTGCCATACTTGATGACGGGCTTGTGGATCCAAGCCTGTTGTCGGCTCGTCCAGTATGACGATTTTAGGGTGATTAATCAAGGCGCGGGCAATGACTAACCGGCGTTTTAAGCCACCTGACAGACTTTCAACTGAGTCCTGTTCTTTTTCCGCAAGACCCATCTCATCAAGCAGTTTGCGACCACGGCTGCGGGACTCACTGCGGCTTAGGCCAAATAAGCCGCCATAAACTTCCAGATTCTCTAATACCGTTAAATCCGGATCAAGGCTGTCTTCCTGGGGGACTATGCCCAACACATTTTTGATTGCGGGCGGGGTAAGTGTTATCGGTTGATTTAAAATAGTCAAATGGCCTTCATCCACTGTTGAAAGTCCATAAATCATTCGCATGGTCGTAGATTTTCCGGCACCATTATGGCCTAAAAAACCAAAACATTCGCCTTCGGCGATTTGAAAGGAAATGCCTTTAAGGGCGTGAAACTGACCATATTTTTTACCAAGATTTTGAGCAGTAATGATATTATTCAGCGTGATCATCCTTTCGGTAGCACAATGGAGAGAAATCTCCAGAAACGTAATCACTTAAATTATAGCATAGTTAGACTAAGGACAAGCTTATTCGTAAGCGATACAGTCGCAAATTCAGCAATTTACTTACCTAGCTGATTTTCTGAACGAACATGGCTTTTGCGATTTAATGAAATAATAGCCGCAAGTGCTGCAAATATTGCTCCTGCAAATAAGGCAGTATGATAGCCGGATAAAAATGCTCCGGTCAGTTGGTCGCTAGATGGTGCTGCCAGATTTTCCAGCATGATTCGGCGGCGAAATTCAAAAATTGAAACGGCTGCAGCAGTGCCGCTTACCATGCCCACATTTCTTACCAATGCATTGAGTCCGGCAGCGATCCCCAGTTTATTTGGTGATACAGAACTTAAAACGCTATTGTTGTTTGGAGACTGGAATAAGCCGTTGCCGACTCCAAGTAAGGCTTGACAGGCGGCAATTTGCCACAGCGGCACTTGAGGAGTAATGGTTGCCAAAAATAGCAATCCGGCAATGGTTAAAGACAAACCGCTGACAGTCAGCCATATAAGGCTGACTTTTTCTGACAAGTAACCGCTGAGCGGTGCAATAATAGCCAGTACAATGGGGAACGGGGTAATGATGAGGCCTGTCTGGGTTGGAGTTAGGTGTAAAAGATCGGTCAAATAAAAGGGCAATAACAGATTATTTGAGAACATGGCCATGAAAGAGAACAAACCAGCTAAATTTCCGGCGAGAAAAGGCCAATGGCGAAATAAGGATAAATCAATCATTGGGTGTTTGACTCGCTTTTCATACCAAATAAAGCAATAAAAGGTAACCAGGCTTACTATGCCAGCGAATAGGCTGGAACGGGATAACCAGCCCCACTCGTGTCCTTCGCTGAGTACCAGCAGTAAGCTGAGCATGCCAATCGCAAACAAGACGGCACCGAGAAAGTCGAAGCTTTCATCATGACGAGTTTCGCTTTTGGGAAGCACAAGCTGACCAACAATAAATGCCAGGATACCAATCGGTAAATTGATTAAGAATATCGAAGACCATCCCAAACTGCCAACAAGTAAGCCGCCTAAGCTTGGGCCGGTCATAGAGCCCAGCGCAACCACTGTGCCCACCATACCTAAGGCCCGGCCACGGTCTTTTCCCGGGAAAGCACCGGCGACCAGGGCTTGGCTGTTCGCCATAATCATCGCTGCTCCTATCGCCTGAAGAACGCGTGCAGCAATCAGCAGCTTAATAGTATAAGAAAACCCACAGAGTGCCGATCCCAGCGTGAAGATTAGAAACCCGGTTGTGAAAATTTTTCGGCGGCCAAGCATGTCGCCAGCTCGCCCGAACAGTGGGAGTAAACTGGATATTGTCAGCAGGTAGGCCGTGACTACCCACTGCACGGTCGTTAACTGTGCGCCCAATTGGGCTGAAATAACCGGCAGGGCTACATTGACAATGCTGGCATCCAGTGTTGCCATAAATGTACCCATAACGGTTACACCAAATACAAGCCAACGATAATAACTCAATGAGTGCAATTTTTCCTGCATAAGCTGCCTCCAAAACACTGTCCGATTAGAAACTCTTGGATAGGGGGTGGTATAGTTCGCTGTTTACGGACTTAATGAAAGGAGAGAGTTCTCCTTTATAGCAAACAATTAAATGATGCAAGGCCCTGGTGCAGACGGTATAGAGGAGATTCCTTTCGGCATCATGGCCATAATTTGAAGCCGTAACATCATAGACCAGCACTCCGTCAAATTCGAGTCCTTTAGCCAGAAAAGCCGGAATAATGACTATTCCACGACGGAATTCAGCATCTTCATTAATGATCAGGCTGATGTTTTTAGGGGTTTGCATGGCCTGATAAAGAGCGATGGACTGACGAATGGTTTTGCAGATAATTGCAATCGAACGGCAGCCATCTTCCTGTAATTGGCTGATGGTTTGCAGAAAATATTCCGGTTTGAGCTGGTTGAGTTTAACAAGCTGGGGCAGTTTGCCGCTGCGGTTGATAATTTCGGCGCTTGGAATCTCAGATAATAGGGCATTGCAGAAGGCTTGAATTTCTTTTGTTGAGCGATAACTGCGGCTGAGGTTGACCAGGCGCGGATTGGCAAGGGGAACAATTCCACTAAGCTCTTCAAATTTGACGCCATGGATATACGGGTGGACAATTTGAGCAGGATCTCCCAGTATTGTCCAGGAGCAGCGCGGAAAAAGGTGTGCGAGTATTTTGTATTGAAGTCTGGTGTAATCCTGTGCTTCATCGATGACTAAATATCGGATGGTATTTCTAACTGGAAAGCCTTCCAGCATTCCTTGGAAATATAAAAAGGCAAAGGAGTCCTCATTCGACATCTTGCCAGCATTGAGCCAAGAACGCGTTTGCTTACAAATGCTGGGCCATTCTTGCGGGATGACAGATCCGGCAGCCAGTTGCTGATAAAGAGTCTGGTCTTCAAAGAGCTTACGATAGAGTGCAAGTGGATTTAGGCGGGTGAGCCGATCAATTGCAGCAATTAATTCTCCTAACTCCTGTCGGGCAGCCACCCGAGCCAGCGCCTTTATTGTTTTTTCATTCACTTCTTCGGCTGCTGCCGTAATTTCAGCTTCTTTTTTGCGCCGTAACTCATGGGTGATGGGCCGGATGCGCAAATTGATGATCTCACGTATTTTGGCAAGGCGGCGAAATGGTGGCAAAAATGCTAAATCAGTGAGGTAATAAGCCGTCCATTCTGCTTTGGTGAATAGCGTTTGCCCACCATATTGAATATCAGGATAGTCCAGGATAAGCTGCTCTTGGTAGAATTTTAAATAGTTTTCAATCACTGCTTCAAAAGCTGCGGATGTTTTATATTTGACGGACGCTATCCGGATTGACAACTCTTTAGAATTTGAGCCAGAAAGTACTTCTTCCAATTGAGAAGTTCTATCTTCAATTTCTAGGGGTAATAAATCTTTAAATGAAGCGATATAGTCCTGAAAGGTGGTTTGCAAGACATTTTCTTCACCCATTTCCGGTAAGACGTTCGAGATATAATCACTGAAAATGTGATTGGGTGAGAAAATTAAAATGTTTTTAGCCGCAATGGTGTCACGTTCGCGGTATAGCAAATAGGCAATGCGGTGCAAGGCGATGGAGGTCTTACCGCTTCCTGCCGGGCCTGTTACCAGCAGAAGTTTGTTTTCCTCGTTGCGAATGACTTGATTTTGTTCGCGTTGAATACTGGTTACAATGGTATGCATTTTATCATCAGCACTTTTGGTGAGTATTTCCTGCAAAATCTCATCATCAATTTTTAAATCAGAGTCAAACATATATTTGATGTGGCCATCAATAATTTTATACTGACGTTTCAGGGTTATCGTACCCGTTACATTTCCCATCGGTGCCTGATACCAAGATTTTCCCCGTTCAAAATCATAATACATTCCTGATACAGGGGCCCGCCAATCATAGACCAGCAATTCATCGGTTTGGCGGTCAGTTAAGGTGGTAATCCCAATATAAATTTGCTCAGGGTTTGTTTCGCCAGACCACTCTTCAATAAAATCAATCCGGCCAAAATAAGGTGAAGTCAGTGCTTTCTGTAAGGTGATATGGTTTTGGTGGATGACGGCTGTGATGCTCCGCTGGCGTTCAACTGCTTCAATCATTTGGGCTTCATCCCACATATTGCCGCCGTAGCTTTCCCAATAATCAGTTAAATGATTCTGCAGCTCATCACGTGAATCAGCGCATTTGCTGGAAGCCGCTGCCAATTGCTTACGGATTTCTTCAAGTGTTTTATTTAGTCTGGCAAGTTCATATGCCCGTTCGTTATCTGTCATAATAGTCTCCCTTTTGCTATGAAAAATAAGTCATCTTGCAAAATAGTTCCATTGATTTTGCAGTGCTAAGTATACTTATTATAAATGCTAAAAGAATAGTATAGGGAATTTTTTTCATATTATAGGATGGCAGCAACAGCGATTTCTTGCTGCTTTTTAGTATTACACTGTGATTACAGGCTTATCCTGCTTATATTATGTTGCCAAGCGATAAATATTGGCAGAAACTCGATATGAGTCAATGATCTGAGGCATGCTGCTTATCATTATTGAACAGTTGCGTACAGGAGCAACAAAGAGTTTGGGTGTGTTTGACTTTCGAAAGCTACAGGAAATTCCATTAGGGTGGCGAAGTGTTCGAAAGAGAGACAATATGAGGGAGGGAACTTTCGATGCTGGGAATGACTCGTGAACAAATTGATCAAACGGTGGATGAATGGTATTTGAATAATCAAGATCAAGTAACTTCATTTATTCAAGGGTTTGGTGCGGCTGGCGATTGTGGTGATGATGTCATGGAGCTTGTAACCAAAGTAATGGCCTCAATCGGCACCACAGTTGCATTGTCAGCCATCAAGGATATTTTGACTAAGAATAATGAAATCATCACAACTCAGATTGATGAGCTGATTGCTGTTAAAGTAGCAGAAGCACTGCAGCAATCATGTTCGCAGTAGTGACAATAAAAAAACTTTCAGCAATTGCTGAAAGTTTTTTTATTTTAGTAGGCTATCCGATATAATTCTAGTATTTCTTCTTGGCTGGTATCGCGGGGATTACCTGGGGTACAAACATCTTCAAAGGCTGATTTAGCCAGTGCAGCAAGATCCTGTTCTTTAACGCCAATTTGGTGTAACTTTTGCGGGATATTTATTTTTTGTGATAATGTACGTACAGCGGTGACTGCCGCCTCACGATATTCATCACAACTCATGGTATCCGTAGCTGGTACACCCATTGCTTTTGCAATCTCACGATATTTTTCACCAGTAGCCGAGGCATTGTACTCCATCACATAAGGCAGCAGCAGAGCATTGGCTACCCCATGAGGAGTATCATAGAAAGCACCAAGCGGGTGGGCCATGGAATGAACGATTCCTAGACCTACATTGGAAAAACCCATCCCGGCAATATATTGTGCAAGTGCCATGCCGTTTCTAGCCTCAATATTGTTAGGCTGGTTAACAGCGGCTTCAAGATTGTTCGCAATTAATTCAATGGCTTTAAGTTCAAACATATTGGTCATTTCCCAAGCGCCTTTTGTAATATAGCCTTCGATGGCATGTGTAAGAGCATCCATGCCAGTTGCAGCAGTTAAATTCTTAGGCATAGATACCATCAGCTCAGGATCTACGATCGATACAATCGGAATATCATTGGGATCAACACAAACCATTTTTTTTACGGCCTGTTCATCAGTAATGACATAATTGATGGTTACTTCAGCTGCTGTGCCTGCAGTGGTTGGAATGGCAATAATCGGGACACTTTTGGCAGTCGTAGCGGCACAGCCCTCTAACGATTTCACATCGTTAAAGGCGGGATTATTGGTTATAATCCCAATTGCTTTGGCTGTATCAATGGGAGACCCGCCGCCGATTGCGACGATAAAGTCGGCTTGTGATGCAGCGAATAATTCTACGCCGTTTTGCACGTTAGCAATTGTTGGGTTTTGCTTTACTTTATCATAGATTTCATACGGAATTTTGGCTGCATCGAGTACTTGGGTAACCTTTGCGGCAACACCAAATTTTACTAAGTCCTGATCTGTCACAACGAACGCTTTCTTGAAATTACGACGAACGACTTCATCCGGTAAAGCACTGATTGAACCTGGTCCAAAGTAAGAGGTTTCGTTGAGAATAATACGGTTAGCCATCCGAACAACTCCCCCATCAGTGAAATTTTTACCAATCTTATACAGCCATTATACTATGGGGGTGGCGTGTGTTTAACATAAAGATTTGTTTAGTTATAGCACTAAGTTGCGAAGGTTTGGAAAACTAAGCTTTCAGCAAGTTTTCTACTGCAGCGAATTTTTCTTCAGGAGTTTGAGCAGTCAGCCAGCACTCTTTTAATAAATAAGAGTTTTTGAAACCAGTACTCCAGCGAAAGGCTCCTTCAGGCGAATAAGCGGCAAAAATAATGCGTTGCTTCAGTGTTTGGGGCATTGCACCATCTTCGTCAGTAATCAAAGCATACATACCTTCAGGGGACTGTTCATAAAAAAAGGCGGTATAGCCATCTTCAACCGTGATTTCCTCAAAACCCAGGGATTGATAGAACTCTTGTAAAGTTTCTGTGTTCATGATATCAGCTCCAGTTTCATTGAATACTATTATTGTACAGCAAAGCTGGTTAAAATAATATGCAAGTTTGTCCTTACCCTGGTATAATCTATCCAGAAGTAAAACAATTCAAAGGAAGATTTCGATGAAAATAATTGTTGATGCCGATGCTTGTCCTAAAACTGTCTTACAGCTGTGTTTTCAAGCAGGGCATAACTATCATATTCCTGTATGGACAGTAGCCAGTTTCAATCACAATATCTTATCCGATCACCATATTGTTGTAGAGGGCCATTCCCAAGCGGCTGATATCAAGATCATTAACATCACCGAAAAAGGAGATTTGATTATTACCCAAGACTGGGGACTAGCAGCTATGGTGTTAGGCCGTGAGGCCAAGTGTCTCAGCCCGGCTGGCCGCGAATATCAGTCTGATAAAATCGAGTTTTTATTGGAGGCTCGTGAGATTAAGGCCAAACATCGACGCAGTGGCGGACGAACGAAGGGGCCCAAAAAACGGACAAATGAAGATGATGCCATTTTTGCAGCAAGTATTAAAAGGATTTTAGCACAGGCTCATCATGTAGGTGGTTTTATCCAAGACGTCTAATTTATAGTAAAAAAGCATTGACAGGGTAAATTTTCCTATAGTAAAATTATAGCATTAATTAAATATGCAAGTGCTGATCAGACTACTGAAGGCTAAGGCATCCCCATGTGGATGAATCCTTAGCCTTTTTTGATTATTAGGAGGGTGAATCTATGAAAGATCCTATTTTATTTCAGCACATCTATGATTTAACAGCGTTGCTTACAAAAGCCAATCAACAGTTTTGCCAAAACTGGCTGGCAAAAGAAACCAAAGCAGCGGAGTCAATCAAGAAAAAGCATATTTGAATTTCAAGTAGTCTAAACATTGTCTGAATATCTAATGTATATCAAGATTGCTGTTTTTAATTGACAGGTAAAATGAATAATGATAAACTTCTAACTAACTGAAAATACAAGCTGATTGGAAAGACCAAAGGCTAAGATAATTCCCTTTCAGGGGAAAGTCTTGGCCTTTTTTTGTTTTGTAAAAAAGCGTTGCTGGGATTAGCGCAGATTAGCGGGAAAGGAATGTGTGAGCAGTTATGAAACTTGCAGCACAAAAAGTTGAAACTGATATTCTGATTATAGGGGGCGGCACTGCGGGGTGCTTTG contains:
- a CDS encoding UPF0178 protein; the protein is MKIIVDADACPKTVLQLCFQAGHNYHIPVWTVASFNHNILSDHHIVVEGHSQAADIKIINITEKGDLIITQDWGLAAMVLGREAKCLSPAGREYQSDKIEFLLEAREIKAKHRRSGGRTKGPKKRTNEDDAIFAASIKRILAQAHHVGGFIQDV
- a CDS encoding ABC transporter, with translation MITFLEISLHCATERMITLNNIITAQNLGKKYGQFHALKGISFQIAEGECFGFLGHNGAGKSTTMRMIYGLSTVDEGHLTILNQPITLTPPAIKNVLGIVPQEDSLDPDLTVLENLEVYGGLFGLSRSESRSRGRKLLDEMGLAEKEQDSVESLSGGLKRRLVIARALINHPKIVILDEPTTGLDPQARHQVWQKLRSLKNQGVTLLLTTHYMEEATQLCDRLVVMHEGIILAEGSPRELISRCVLPDVIEIHLPLDAIPGQLYDQIHDLGAEYLHVADGIFLYCRDGRQLWDQLTLWNIPQHACFLRPANLEDVFLKLTGKGEEQ
- the fucO gene encoding lactaldehyde reductase codes for the protein MANRIILNETSYFGPGSISALPDEVVRRNFKKAFVVTDQDLVKFGVAAKVTQVLDAAKIPYEIYDKVKQNPTIANVQNGVELFAASQADFIVAIGGGSPIDTAKAIGIITNNPAFNDVKSLEGCAATTAKSVPIIAIPTTAGTAAEVTINYVITDEQAVKKMVCVDPNDIPIVSIVDPELMVSMPKNLTAATGMDALTHAIEGYITKGAWEMTNMFELKAIELIANNLEAAVNQPNNIEARNGMALAQYIAGMGFSNVGLGIVHSMAHPLGAFYDTPHGVANALLLPYVMEYNASATGEKYREIAKAMGVPATDTMSCDEYREAAVTAVRTLSQKINIPQKLHQIGVKEQDLAALAKSAFEDVCTPGNPRDTSQEEILELYRIAY
- a CDS encoding DNA helicase; translated protein: MTDNERAYELARLNKTLEEIRKQLAAASSKCADSRDELQNHLTDYWESYGGNMWDEAQMIEAVERQRSITAVIHQNHITLQKALTSPYFGRIDFIEEWSGETNPEQIYIGITTLTDRQTDELLVYDWRAPVSGMYYDFERGKSWYQAPMGNVTGTITLKRQYKIIDGHIKYMFDSDLKIDDEILQEILTKSADDKMHTIVTSIQREQNQVIRNEENKLLLVTGPAGSGKTSIALHRIAYLLYRERDTIAAKNILIFSPNHIFSDYISNVLPEMGEENVLQTTFQDYIASFKDLLPLEIEDRTSQLEEVLSGSNSKELSIRIASVKYKTSAAFEAVIENYLKFYQEQLILDYPDIQYGGQTLFTKAEWTAYYLTDLAFLPPFRRLAKIREIINLRIRPITHELRRKKEAEITAAAEEVNEKTIKALARVAARQELGELIAAIDRLTRLNPLALYRKLFEDQTLYQQLAAGSVIPQEWPSICKQTRSWLNAGKMSNEDSFAFLYFQGMLEGFPVRNTIRYLVIDEAQDYTRLQYKILAHLFPRCSWTILGDPAQIVHPYIHGVKFEELSGIVPLANPRLVNLSRSYRSTKEIQAFCNALLSEIPSAEIINRSGKLPQLVKLNQLKPEYFLQTISQLQEDGCRSIAIICKTIRQSIALYQAMQTPKNISLIINEDAEFRRGIVIIPAFLAKGLEFDGVLVYDVTASNYGHDAERNLLYTVCTRALHHLIVCYKGELSPFIKSVNSELYHPLSKSF
- a CDS encoding MFS transporter — translated: MQEKLHSLSYYRWLVFGVTVMGTFMATLDASIVNVALPVISAQLGAQLTTVQWVVTAYLLTISSLLPLFGRAGDMLGRRKIFTTGFLIFTLGSALCGFSYTIKLLIAARVLQAIGAAMIMANSQALVAGAFPGKDRGRALGMVGTVVALGSMTGPSLGGLLVGSLGWSSIFLINLPIGILAFIVGQLVLPKSETRHDESFDFLGAVLFAIGMLSLLLVLSEGHEWGWLSRSSLFAGIVSLVTFYCFIWYEKRVKHPMIDLSLFRHWPFLAGNLAGLFSFMAMFSNNLLLPFYLTDLLHLTPTQTGLIITPFPIVLAIIAPLSGYLSEKVSLIWLTVSGLSLTIAGLLFLATITPQVPLWQIAACQALLGVGNGLFQSPNNNSVLSSVSPNKLGIAAGLNALVRNVGMVSGTAAAVSIFEFRRRIMLENLAAPSSDQLTGAFLSGYHTALFAGAIFAALAAIISLNRKSHVRSENQLGK